One window from the genome of Streptomyces sp. NBC_00708 encodes:
- a CDS encoding CDP-alcohol phosphatidyltransferase family protein, producing MEVQETRVQTDRVLTIPNILSMARLVGVPVFLWLILRPEFGGPKSDSWALLVLMFSGVSDYLDGKLARRWNQISSLGRLLDPAADRLYILSTLVGLTWREILPLWLTIALLARELMLLVMVGILRRHGYPPPQVNFLGKAATFNLMYAFPLLLLSDGHGWLAEVATVFGWAFAGWGTTLYWWAGILYVVQVRRLVKADAVAD from the coding sequence GTGGAGGTCCAGGAGACCCGCGTTCAGACGGACCGGGTACTCACCATCCCCAACATCCTCAGCATGGCGCGTCTCGTCGGCGTGCCTGTCTTCCTGTGGCTGATTCTCCGCCCCGAGTTCGGCGGGCCCAAGAGCGATAGCTGGGCGTTGCTGGTCCTGATGTTCAGCGGCGTCAGCGACTACCTCGACGGCAAGCTCGCACGTCGGTGGAACCAGATCAGCAGTCTCGGACGGCTGCTCGACCCGGCCGCCGACCGGCTCTACATTCTTTCCACTCTCGTCGGACTCACCTGGCGCGAGATCCTGCCTCTCTGGCTGACCATCGCCCTGCTCGCCCGCGAGCTGATGCTCCTCGTGATGGTGGGAATCCTGCGCCGGCACGGCTATCCGCCGCCCCAGGTGAACTTCCTCGGCAAGGCGGCCACGTTCAACCTGATGTACGCATTCCCCTTGTTGCTGCTCAGCGACGGTCATGGTTGGCTGGCAGAGGTGGCCACTGTTTTCGGATGGGCGTTCGCAGGGTGGGGTACAACCCTCTATTGGTGGGCAGGAATCTTGTACGTGGTTCAGGTCCGCCGCCTCGTCAAGGCGGATGCAGTAGCCGATTGA
- a CDS encoding PTS glucose transporter subunit IIA, with protein sequence MTTVTSPLAGRAIGLADVPDPVFAGAMVGPGTAIDPVREPSEAVAPVDGIVVSLHPHAFVVVDSEGHGVLTHLGIDTVQLNGEGFELLVSKGDTVARGQAVVRWNPADVEKAGKSPVCPIVALEATVDSLSDVVESGDVAAGDTLFGWQ encoded by the coding sequence ATGACCACCGTGACGTCCCCTCTTGCCGGACGCGCCATCGGTCTCGCCGACGTACCCGACCCGGTCTTCGCCGGCGCGATGGTCGGTCCCGGCACCGCCATCGACCCCGTCCGCGAGCCCTCCGAGGCGGTCGCGCCCGTGGACGGGATCGTCGTCTCCCTGCACCCGCACGCCTTTGTCGTGGTCGACAGCGAGGGGCACGGGGTGCTCACCCACCTCGGCATCGACACGGTCCAGCTCAACGGCGAGGGCTTCGAGCTGCTCGTGAGCAAGGGCGACACCGTTGCCCGCGGCCAGGCCGTCGTCCGGTGGAACCCCGCCGACGTCGAGAAGGCCGGGAAGTCGCCGGTGTGCCCGATCGTGGCGCTGGAGGCGACGGTCGACTCCCTCTCCGATGTCGTGGAGAGCGGCGATGTCGCGGCCGGTGACACCCTGTTCGGTTGGCAGTAA
- the ptsP gene encoding phosphoenolpyruvate--protein phosphotransferase: METTLRGVGVSHGVAIGEVRHMGTAVLEPPAKQIPAEEAEREQGRARQAVEAVAADLIARGNLAGGEAQHVLEAQAMMAQDPELMADVERRIAVGSTAERGVYDAFASYRALLAGAGEYLAGRVADLDDVRNRIVARLLGVPMPGVPDSDEPYVLIARDLAPADTALLDPALVLGFVTEEGGPTSHSAILARALGVPAVVALPGAGELAEGTMIAVDGSTGEIFVEPSAEKRAEMESAAAARKAALSASTGPGATSDGHKVPLLANVGGPADVPAAVEAGAEGVGLFRTEFLFLDDSKQAPSEEKQIAAYRAVLEAFPEGRVVVRVLDAGADKPLDFLTPADEPNPALGVRGLRSLLDHPDVLRTQLTALSKAAEGLPVYLEVMAPMVADRADAKAFADACREAGLNAKFGAMVEIPSAALRARSVLQEVEFLSLGTNDLAQYTFAADRQVGAVSRLQDPWQPALLDLVALSADAARAEGKSCGVCGEAASDPLLACVLTGLGVTSLSMGAASIPYVRTTLAKYTLAQCERAASAARAADSAEEARRAAQAVLSGE, translated from the coding sequence ATGGAGACAACGCTGCGAGGCGTAGGCGTGAGCCACGGTGTGGCGATCGGCGAGGTACGGCACATGGGCACCGCGGTGCTCGAACCGCCGGCCAAGCAGATCCCGGCCGAGGAGGCGGAGCGCGAACAGGGACGGGCCCGCCAGGCCGTGGAGGCGGTGGCCGCCGACCTCATCGCGCGCGGCAACCTGGCCGGGGGCGAGGCCCAGCACGTGCTGGAGGCCCAGGCCATGATGGCCCAGGACCCCGAGCTCATGGCCGATGTCGAGCGCCGCATCGCTGTCGGGAGCACCGCCGAGCGCGGCGTGTACGACGCGTTCGCCTCGTACCGCGCACTGCTGGCCGGGGCCGGTGAGTACCTGGCGGGCCGGGTCGCCGACCTCGACGACGTCCGCAACCGGATCGTGGCGCGCCTGCTCGGTGTGCCGATGCCGGGTGTGCCGGACAGCGACGAGCCGTACGTGCTGATCGCCCGCGACCTCGCCCCCGCCGACACAGCGCTGCTGGACCCCGCGCTGGTCCTCGGTTTCGTCACCGAGGAGGGCGGGCCGACCAGCCACAGCGCGATTCTGGCTCGGGCGCTCGGTGTCCCCGCCGTGGTGGCGCTGCCCGGTGCCGGCGAGCTGGCCGAGGGCACGATGATCGCCGTGGACGGCAGCACCGGCGAGATCTTCGTCGAGCCGAGCGCCGAGAAGCGGGCGGAGATGGAGAGTGCCGCCGCCGCGCGCAAGGCCGCGCTGTCCGCGTCGACCGGTCCCGGTGCCACGTCGGACGGTCACAAGGTGCCGCTGCTCGCCAACGTGGGCGGTCCCGCCGACGTGCCGGCGGCCGTCGAGGCGGGGGCGGAGGGCGTGGGCCTGTTCCGTACCGAGTTCCTTTTCCTGGACGACAGCAAGCAGGCGCCGTCCGAGGAGAAGCAGATCGCCGCGTACCGGGCGGTGCTGGAGGCCTTCCCCGAGGGCCGTGTCGTGGTGCGGGTGCTGGACGCCGGGGCGGACAAGCCCCTCGACTTCCTCACGCCCGCCGACGAGCCGAACCCGGCGCTGGGCGTGCGCGGGCTGCGCAGCCTGCTGGACCACCCCGACGTACTGCGTACCCAGCTGACCGCCCTGTCGAAGGCGGCCGAGGGTCTTCCCGTCTACCTCGAGGTCATGGCGCCCATGGTGGCCGACCGCGCGGACGCCAAGGCCTTCGCCGACGCCTGTCGCGAGGCCGGGCTGAACGCGAAGTTCGGTGCGATGGTCGAGATCCCGTCCGCCGCGCTGCGGGCGCGCTCGGTGCTCCAGGAGGTGGAGTTCCTTTCGCTGGGCACCAACGACCTGGCGCAGTACACCTTCGCCGCCGACCGTCAGGTGGGTGCCGTCTCGCGGCTCCAGGACCCGTGGCAGCCGGCTCTGCTGGATCTGGTCGCGCTGTCCGCCGATGCCGCCAGGGCCGAGGGCAAGAGCTGCGGTGTGTGCGGTGAGGCGGCCTCCGATCCGCTGCTCGCGTGTGTGCTGACCGGTCTGGGTGTCACCTCCCTGTCGATGGGCGCGGCCTCCATTCCCTATGTGCGCACCACGCTGGCCAAGTACACGCTCGCGCAGTGCGAGCGGGCCGCGTCGGCCGCACGTGCGGCGGACTCCGCCGAGGAAGCGCGCCGGGCCGCGCAGGCGGTGCTGTCGGGCGAGTAG
- a CDS encoding acetoacetate--CoA ligase translates to MTSAADEAPLWQPGPDRVAAAAVTRFQSWAAEHHGAPAEGGYASLHRWSVDELDTFWKAVAEWFDVRFSTPYEQVIGDRSMPGATWFPGATLNYAEHALRAAEDPLRAGAPALLHVDESHTQAATSWSELRRQVGSLAAELRALGVTPGDRVSGYLPNIPQAVVAFLATAAVGGVWTSCAPDFGARSVLDRFQQVEPVVLFTVDGYRYGGKEHDRTETVAELRRELPTLRAVVHIPLLGTDAPEGALDWSALTAADTEPVFEQVPFDHPLWVLYSSGTTGLPKAIVQSQGGILLEHFKQIGLHCDLGPEDRFFWYTSTGWMMWNFLVSGLLTGTTLVLYDGSPGYPDVSAQWRVAEQTGATLFGTSAAYVMACRKAGIHPGRDLDLSRVQCVATTGSPLPPDGFRWLHDEVADDLWIASVSGGTDVCSCFAGAVPTLPVHIGELQAACLGTDLQSWDPDGQPLTGEVGELVVTAPMPSMPVRFWNDPDGSRYHDSYFDVYPGVWRHGDWITLTDRGSVVIHGRSDSTLNRQGVRMGSADIYEAVERLPEIRESLVIGLEEPDGGYWMPLFVHLAEGATLDDDLRDSIKRTIRENLSPRHVPDEVIEVPGIPHTLTGKRIEVPVKRLLQGTALEKAVNPGSIDNLELLHFYEKLARERR, encoded by the coding sequence ATGACCTCAGCAGCCGACGAAGCCCCCCTGTGGCAGCCGGGCCCCGACCGCGTCGCGGCCGCCGCCGTCACCCGCTTCCAGAGCTGGGCGGCCGAGCACCACGGCGCACCGGCCGAGGGCGGCTACGCCAGTCTGCACCGCTGGTCCGTGGACGAGCTCGACACCTTCTGGAAGGCCGTCGCCGAATGGTTCGACGTCCGCTTCTCCACCCCGTACGAGCAGGTCATCGGCGACCGCTCGATGCCCGGCGCCACCTGGTTCCCCGGGGCCACCCTCAACTACGCCGAACACGCGCTGCGCGCCGCCGAGGACCCCCTGCGCGCCGGAGCCCCCGCCCTGCTCCACGTCGACGAGAGCCACACCCAGGCCGCCACCTCGTGGTCCGAGCTCCGCCGCCAGGTCGGCTCCCTCGCCGCCGAACTGCGCGCACTCGGCGTCACCCCCGGCGACCGCGTCAGCGGCTACCTCCCCAACATCCCGCAGGCCGTCGTCGCCTTCCTCGCCACCGCCGCCGTCGGCGGCGTTTGGACCTCCTGCGCCCCCGACTTCGGCGCCCGCAGCGTCCTCGACCGCTTCCAGCAGGTCGAACCCGTCGTCCTGTTCACCGTCGACGGCTACCGCTACGGCGGCAAGGAACACGACCGTACGGAGACCGTCGCCGAGCTGCGCCGCGAACTGCCCACCCTGCGCGCGGTCGTCCACATCCCGCTGCTGGGCACCGACGCCCCCGAAGGCGCCCTCGACTGGTCCGCCCTCACCGCGGCCGACACCGAACCGGTCTTCGAGCAGGTCCCCTTCGACCACCCGCTCTGGGTCCTCTACTCCTCGGGCACGACCGGCCTGCCCAAGGCCATCGTCCAGTCCCAGGGCGGCATCCTGCTCGAACACTTCAAGCAGATCGGCCTCCACTGCGACCTCGGCCCCGAGGACCGCTTCTTCTGGTACACCTCCACCGGCTGGATGATGTGGAACTTCCTCGTCTCCGGCCTCCTCACCGGCACCACCCTCGTGCTGTACGACGGAAGTCCGGGCTACCCCGACGTCAGCGCCCAGTGGCGCGTCGCCGAACAGACCGGCGCCACCCTGTTCGGCACCTCCGCCGCCTACGTCATGGCCTGCCGCAAGGCCGGCATCCACCCGGGACGCGACCTCGACCTCTCCCGCGTCCAGTGCGTCGCCACCACCGGCTCCCCGCTCCCGCCCGACGGCTTCCGTTGGCTCCACGACGAGGTCGCCGACGACCTGTGGATCGCCTCCGTCAGCGGCGGCACCGACGTCTGCAGCTGCTTCGCCGGCGCGGTACCCACCCTCCCCGTCCACATCGGCGAGCTCCAGGCCGCCTGCCTCGGCACGGACCTCCAGTCCTGGGACCCCGACGGACAGCCGCTGACCGGCGAGGTCGGCGAACTCGTCGTCACCGCGCCCATGCCCTCCATGCCGGTCCGCTTCTGGAACGACCCCGACGGCAGCCGCTACCACGACAGCTACTTCGACGTGTACCCCGGCGTCTGGCGCCACGGCGACTGGATCACCCTCACCGACCGCGGGTCCGTCGTCATCCACGGCCGCTCCGACTCCACCCTCAACCGGCAGGGCGTCCGCATGGGCTCCGCCGACATCTACGAGGCCGTCGAACGCCTCCCCGAGATCCGCGAGTCCCTCGTCATCGGTCTGGAAGAGCCCGACGGCGGCTACTGGATGCCGCTCTTCGTCCACCTCGCCGAAGGCGCCACCCTCGACGACGACCTCCGCGACAGCATCAAGCGCACCATCCGCGAGAACCTCTCGCCGCGCCATGTCCCGGACGAGGTCATCGAGGTCCCCGGCATCCCGCACACCCTCACCGGCAAGCGCATCGAGGTTCCGGTCAAGCGCCTGCTCCAGGGAACAGCCCTGGAAAAGGCCGTCAACCCCGGCTCGATCGACAACCTCGAACTCCTCCACTTCTACGAGAAGCTGGCCCGCGAACGCCGCTGA
- a CDS encoding glycoside hydrolase family 31 protein has translation MNGRDLVRSVKLVGSRRGLRTVRSAWRRARADARALPARGTERARVPGPVTGAEPGPGGGVVRFARSELRIRVSVGGAVFWGWDGAEPLPSYALPGRAPAADPRAVLEPGTDGGWQVVSERLTVAVSRHGAVELRTPGGVVLRRELPPRWWEPVAGGDGRWVQRAEVPADARFFGLGGRAAGPRLRDGSYALWNTDPGGRFGPEDDPLYLTMPVQVVVSDAGTHLVFYDNSWSGRVSLREGREGAGSGHDRPGVSEVRVDGGPLRCWAVAGTPARVLAGWSALTGAASVPPSWALGPQHARWGFGSEREVRRIVAGYRERGLPLSVLHLDIDHYEGHRVFTVDRERFPDLPGLAEELRACGVRLVSIVDPAVAAAGGNEVYDSGRAVGASGAFVRDARGREVRGEVWPGECVYPDFTDPGVRQWWGGLYAERLAQGFSGVWHDMNEPVSFTAFGDPSLPRSARHALEGRGGDHREAHNVYGLAMARAGYEGLARLRPRERPFLFSRSGWAGMQRYGGTWSGDVTTGWPGLRASLALVLGLGLCGVPYSGPDVGGFGGSPSPELYLRWFQLGAYLPLFRTHAAIDAGRREPWEFGDEVLAAAREALVERERLRPYWLTLARLAALTGAPYVRPLWWSSPGDRELRDCEDAFLLGDALLVAPVLEPGVTRRSVRLPPGRWYGTADGSAYEGPGQVVVEAPLSRVPVLARAGAVIPVRGADGALELEVWAPVEGRTGGGTVVLDAGDGWEPVEVERYTSRLVGGRVVVEREGGGVVDRPVRVRGGGSAVAAGEPAADGLGVEGEGERGGGRQEGVA, from the coding sequence ATGAACGGTCGTGACCTGGTGCGCTCGGTGAAGCTGGTCGGTTCGAGGCGGGGGCTGCGTACGGTGCGCTCGGCGTGGCGCCGGGCGCGTGCGGACGCGCGGGCGTTGCCCGCGCGCGGGACGGAGCGGGCGCGGGTGCCGGGGCCGGTGACGGGGGCGGAGCCGGGGCCGGGCGGCGGTGTGGTGCGGTTCGCCCGTTCGGAGCTGCGGATCCGGGTGTCGGTGGGCGGGGCGGTCTTCTGGGGGTGGGACGGGGCGGAGCCGCTGCCCTCGTACGCGTTGCCCGGTCGGGCGCCCGCGGCCGATCCGCGGGCGGTGCTGGAGCCGGGTACGGACGGCGGCTGGCAGGTGGTGTCGGAGCGGCTGACGGTCGCGGTGTCCCGGCACGGGGCGGTGGAGCTGCGCACGCCGGGCGGGGTGGTGCTGCGCCGGGAGCTGCCGCCGCGCTGGTGGGAGCCGGTGGCGGGCGGGGACGGGCGGTGGGTGCAGCGTGCGGAGGTTCCGGCGGACGCGAGGTTCTTCGGTCTCGGCGGGCGCGCGGCGGGGCCCCGGCTGCGGGACGGTTCGTACGCGCTGTGGAACACCGATCCGGGCGGGCGGTTCGGGCCGGAGGACGATCCGCTGTATCTGACGATGCCGGTGCAGGTGGTGGTGTCGGATGCGGGAACGCACCTGGTGTTCTACGACAACTCCTGGTCGGGCCGGGTGTCGTTGCGGGAGGGCAGGGAGGGCGCGGGATCCGGGCACGACCGGCCGGGGGTGTCGGAGGTGCGGGTGGACGGCGGTCCACTGCGCTGCTGGGCGGTGGCGGGCACGCCGGCCCGGGTGCTGGCGGGGTGGTCGGCGCTGACGGGGGCGGCCTCGGTGCCGCCGTCCTGGGCGCTGGGTCCGCAGCACGCCCGGTGGGGGTTCGGGTCGGAGCGGGAGGTCCGGCGGATCGTGGCGGGGTACCGGGAGCGGGGGCTTCCGCTGTCGGTGCTGCATCTGGACATCGACCACTACGAGGGGCACCGGGTGTTCACGGTGGACCGTGAGCGGTTCCCGGATCTGCCGGGGCTGGCCGAGGAGTTGCGCGCGTGCGGGGTGCGGCTGGTGTCGATCGTGGACCCTGCGGTCGCGGCGGCCGGGGGGAACGAGGTCTACGACTCCGGGCGGGCGGTGGGCGCGTCGGGCGCGTTCGTGCGGGACGCGCGGGGGCGGGAGGTCCGCGGGGAGGTATGGCCGGGTGAGTGCGTCTATCCGGACTTCACCGATCCGGGGGTGCGTCAGTGGTGGGGCGGACTGTACGCGGAGCGGCTGGCGCAGGGGTTCTCCGGTGTGTGGCACGACATGAACGAGCCGGTGTCGTTCACGGCGTTCGGTGATCCCTCGCTGCCGCGTTCCGCGCGGCATGCTCTGGAGGGGCGCGGCGGTGACCACCGGGAGGCGCACAACGTGTACGGGCTCGCGATGGCGCGGGCGGGTTACGAGGGGCTGGCCCGGCTGCGGCCTCGGGAGCGGCCGTTCCTGTTCTCGCGTTCGGGCTGGGCGGGGATGCAGCGTTACGGGGGCACCTGGTCCGGGGATGTGACGACGGGCTGGCCGGGGCTGCGGGCGTCGTTGGCGCTGGTGCTGGGGCTGGGACTGTGCGGGGTGCCGTACTCGGGTCCGGATGTGGGCGGGTTCGGCGGGTCGCCGTCGCCGGAGCTGTATCTGCGGTGGTTCCAGCTGGGCGCGTATCTGCCGTTGTTCCGTACGCATGCGGCGATCGACGCGGGGCGGCGGGAGCCGTGGGAGTTCGGGGACGAGGTGCTGGCCGCTGCGCGGGAGGCGCTGGTGGAGCGGGAGCGGCTGCGGCCGTACTGGTTGACGCTGGCACGGCTGGCCGCGCTGACGGGGGCGCCGTACGTACGTCCGTTGTGGTGGTCGTCGCCCGGGGACCGGGAGCTGCGGGACTGCGAGGACGCGTTTCTGCTGGGCGACGCGCTGCTGGTGGCGCCGGTGCTGGAGCCGGGGGTGACGCGTCGGTCGGTGCGGCTGCCGCCGGGGCGCTGGTACGGCACGGCGGATGGGTCGGCGTACGAGGGGCCGGGGCAGGTGGTGGTGGAGGCGCCGCTGTCGAGGGTGCCGGTGCTGGCGCGTGCGGGGGCGGTGATTCCGGTGCGGGGTGCGGACGGCGCCCTCGAACTGGAGGTGTGGGCGCCGGTGGAGGGGCGTACCGGTGGCGGGACGGTGGTCCTGGACGCGGGCGACGGCTGGGAGCCGGTGGAGGTCGAGCGGTACACGTCGCGGCTGGTGGGCGGGCGGGTCGTGGTGGAGCGGGAGGGGGGCGGGGTGGTGGACCGCCCGGTGCGGGTGCGGGGCGGGGGCTCAGCGGTAGCGGCCGGCGAACCAGCGGCGGACGGCCTCGGTGTGGAGGGGGAAGGCGAGCGTGGCGGGGGCCGTCAGGAGGGAGTGGCCTGA
- a CDS encoding NUDIX domain-containing protein, which yields MIHSHCPACGAPYTGLPSSDTWPRTCAACGETAYRNPLPVAVALLPVTDGDTTGLVVITRTIEPARGGLALPGGFIDHAEDWQHAVVRELREETRIEARPEDVRLADALSSPAGHLLLFGLLPERPATALPPSAPTDETSGHSLLTAPATLAFPLHTEAVRRWFAGRYR from the coding sequence GTGATCCACTCCCACTGCCCCGCCTGCGGAGCCCCGTACACCGGCCTCCCGTCCTCGGACACCTGGCCCCGCACCTGCGCCGCCTGCGGCGAGACCGCCTACCGCAACCCCCTGCCGGTCGCCGTCGCCCTGCTCCCCGTCACCGACGGCGACACCACCGGCCTCGTCGTCATCACCCGCACCATCGAACCCGCACGCGGCGGCCTCGCCCTGCCCGGCGGCTTCATCGACCACGCCGAGGACTGGCAGCACGCCGTCGTACGGGAACTGCGCGAGGAGACCCGCATCGAGGCCCGGCCCGAGGACGTCCGCCTCGCCGACGCCCTCAGCTCACCCGCCGGGCACCTGCTCCTGTTCGGGCTCCTCCCGGAACGGCCCGCCACCGCCCTCCCGCCGTCCGCCCCCACCGACGAGACCTCAGGCCACTCCCTCCTGACGGCCCCCGCCACGCTCGCCTTCCCCCTCCACACCGAGGCCGTCCGCCGCTGGTTCGCCGGCCGCTACCGCTGA
- a CDS encoding M15 family metallopeptidase — MTGIATAFRALAATAAALLAVTVTAPVAQAGPVPRAPREFVSLRSVDPTIIQEMRYPTAHDFMGEPVDGYRQSLCILTRPAAEALHRAQLRLLRQGYSLKVYDCYRPQRAVDHFVRWAKDLDDETMKGEFYPRVDKTRLFADGYIAEQSGHSRGSTVDLTLVRLPALPTRPYRPGEKLVPCYAPKADRFPDNSVDMGTGFDCFDTLSHTDDPRIQGVQRANRQFLKRTLTEAGFVNLAEEWWHYTFQPEAFPDTYFDFPVARRSVAGH; from the coding sequence ATGACAGGTATTGCGACCGCTTTCCGTGCCCTGGCGGCCACCGCCGCCGCCCTGCTCGCCGTGACGGTCACCGCGCCGGTGGCACAGGCGGGGCCCGTGCCCAGGGCACCCCGGGAGTTCGTCTCGCTGCGTTCGGTGGACCCCACGATCATCCAGGAGATGCGTTACCCCACCGCCCACGACTTCATGGGCGAGCCCGTGGACGGCTACCGCCAGTCCCTCTGCATCCTGACCCGGCCCGCCGCCGAGGCCCTGCACCGCGCCCAGCTCCGGCTGCTGCGGCAGGGCTACTCGCTGAAGGTGTACGACTGCTACCGCCCCCAGCGGGCCGTCGACCACTTCGTGCGGTGGGCGAAGGATCTCGACGACGAGACGATGAAGGGCGAGTTCTATCCACGGGTCGACAAGACCCGGCTGTTCGCGGACGGGTACATCGCGGAGCAGTCCGGGCACAGCCGGGGCAGCACGGTGGATCTGACGCTGGTACGGCTGCCGGCCCTGCCGACCAGGCCGTACCGTCCGGGCGAGAAGCTGGTGCCGTGCTACGCGCCGAAGGCAGACCGCTTCCCCGACAACTCGGTGGACATGGGCACCGGTTTCGACTGCTTCGACACGCTCTCGCACACCGATGATCCCCGGATCCAGGGCGTGCAGCGCGCCAACCGGCAGTTCCTCAAGAGGACGCTCACCGAGGCCGGTTTCGTGAACCTCGCCGAGGAGTGGTGGCACTACACCTTCCAGCCCGAGGCGTTCCCCGACACCTACTTCGACTTCCCGGTGGCCCGCAGGTCGGTCGCCGGGCACTGA
- a CDS encoding DUF962 domain-containing protein: protein MSPQTFDSYEEFWPYYVAMHSRAATRWVHLTGTLTGLAVTAYGLARGRKRYLAALPLIGYGTAWPAHFLIEKNNPATFGHPGWSLRGDAQMIRMMLAGRDHELARTAEKWLAENGR from the coding sequence ATGTCACCGCAGACGTTCGATTCGTACGAAGAGTTCTGGCCGTACTACGTCGCGATGCACTCGCGGGCCGCGACCCGCTGGGTGCATCTCACCGGCACCCTGACCGGTCTCGCCGTCACCGCCTACGGGCTGGCGCGCGGCCGCAAGCGGTATCTGGCCGCCCTGCCGCTCATCGGCTACGGCACGGCCTGGCCCGCGCACTTCCTGATCGAGAAGAACAACCCGGCCACCTTCGGGCACCCGGGCTGGTCGCTGCGCGGTGACGCGCAGATGATCCGGATGATGCTGGCCGGGCGCGACCACGAGCTGGCGCGGACCGCCGAGAAGTGGCTGGCGGAGAACGGCCGTTAG
- a CDS encoding ATP/GTP-binding protein, translating to MAFGRSSRNRRPVEPVTLKILVAGGFGVGKTTLVGAVSEIRPLRTEETLTEAGRPVDDLDGVEGKTTTTVAMDFGRITLREDLVLYLFGTPGQDRFWFLWDELAQGALGAVVLADTRRLEDCFAAVDYFERRRIPFAVAVNCFEGAERFPEATVRAALDLDPEVPLLMCDARDRPSARDVLVAVVEHALARADRPREPVTT from the coding sequence ATGGCCTTCGGGCGCTCTAGCCGCAACAGGCGGCCCGTGGAGCCCGTCACCCTCAAGATCCTGGTGGCGGGCGGCTTCGGCGTGGGCAAGACGACGCTGGTGGGCGCGGTCAGCGAGATCAGGCCGCTGCGCACGGAGGAGACGCTGACCGAGGCGGGCCGTCCGGTGGACGACCTGGACGGCGTCGAGGGGAAGACCACGACCACCGTGGCCATGGACTTCGGCCGGATCACGCTCCGCGAGGACCTGGTGCTGTACCTCTTCGGCACGCCGGGGCAGGACCGGTTCTGGTTCCTCTGGGACGAGCTGGCCCAGGGCGCGCTGGGGGCGGTCGTGCTCGCGGACACCCGGCGCCTGGAGGACTGCTTCGCGGCCGTCGACTACTTCGAGCGCCGCCGTATCCCGTTCGCCGTCGCCGTCAACTGCTTCGAGGGCGCGGAACGGTTCCCGGAGGCGACGGTACGGGCCGCGCTCGACCTGGACCCCGAGGTGCCGCTCCTGATGTGCGACGCGCGGGACCGGCCCTCGGCGCGGGACGTGCTGGTGGCCGTCGTCGAACACGCCCTGGCCCGCGCGGACCGCCCGCGCGAGCCCGTGACGACCTAA
- a CDS encoding DUF742 domain-containing protein, producing MSVASPGSPETPERPRTPRWYDDEAGPVVRPYAMTRGRTSSASRHRLDLIALVVPEPAADDPDADQLLSPEHVEILELCDDVPQSIAELASSLDLPVGVVRVLVGDLVEDELVHVTRPVPPAELPDVNILREVINGLRAL from the coding sequence ATGAGCGTCGCATCGCCCGGCTCCCCGGAGACCCCGGAAAGGCCGCGGACCCCACGCTGGTACGACGACGAGGCGGGGCCGGTCGTCCGCCCCTACGCGATGACCCGGGGACGCACCAGCAGCGCGTCCCGCCACCGTCTCGACCTGATCGCGCTCGTCGTGCCCGAACCGGCGGCCGACGATCCGGACGCGGACCAGCTGCTCTCCCCGGAACACGTCGAGATCCTCGAACTCTGCGACGACGTGCCGCAGTCGATCGCCGAGCTCGCCTCGTCGCTGGACCTTCCCGTGGGAGTGGTCCGGGTCCTGGTGGGTGATCTCGTCGAGGACGAGCTGGTGCACGTGACCCGTCCCGTTCCGCCGGCCGAGCTGCCGGACGTGAACATTCTCCGTGAGGTGATCAATGGCCTTCGGGCGCTCTAG
- a CDS encoding roadblock/LC7 domain-containing protein: MTAPNAAATDSVRQGSGELNWLLDELVERVASIRKALVLSSDGLPTGASKDLTREDSEHLAAVASGFHSLAKGVGRHFEAGRVRQTVVELDEAFLFVTAAGDGSCLAVLAESESDVGQVAYEMTLMVKRVGRHLASTPRTGQPSGG; encoded by the coding sequence ATGACCGCACCGAACGCCGCAGCAACCGACTCCGTACGCCAGGGATCCGGCGAACTGAACTGGCTCCTCGACGAACTCGTCGAGCGCGTCGCCAGCATCCGCAAGGCGCTGGTGCTCTCCAGCGACGGGCTTCCCACCGGCGCCTCCAAGGACCTGACGCGGGAGGACAGCGAGCACCTGGCCGCCGTCGCCTCCGGCTTCCACAGCCTGGCCAAGGGTGTGGGCCGGCACTTCGAGGCGGGCAGGGTCCGCCAGACCGTCGTCGAGCTCGACGAGGCGTTCCTCTTCGTCACCGCCGCCGGCGACGGCAGCTGCCTCGCGGTGCTCGCGGAATCCGAATCGGACGTGGGACAGGTGGCGTACGAGATGACGCTGATGGTCAAGCGGGTGGGCCGCCACCTGGCCAGCACCCCCCGGACCGGTCAGCCCTCCGGGGGGTGA